GCGCAACCTTATTTCACGGAGATTTCGCGCCGTGGAATATCAAAGTAGCGAATGGCACATGGACGGCATTGGACTGGGAGCGTGGCGAAGCTGTGGGTTTTCCGGGTTGGGACTGGTTTCATTACGTGGCGCAATCGGCCATCCTTGTAGAAAAATTATCCGCGGAAGCTGTTGCGCGAAAGTTGGAAAAGTTGCTGGCCGGTGAATCATTCCAAAAATATGCCGCGACGGCTGGAATTTCTGGTCAGGAAAAAGTTCTGACCGTCGCTTACTTATTTTATTGCGCTAAGATTTTGCGTCCCACGGAAGGCGCTGAAGTAGGAGAAAAAACCCTCTCTATATTGGTTGAGCGCTGGTTGAAATAACGCCGCAAACTCGCGGTTAATTTTTCAATTTCACGAGCAGCCAATCTTCCGAACCAAACCCGGCTCGGATGGTCATGGGAATGGTTTGCACCACTTCAGCATTTATTTTTGCAAGCCAGTCGTTGAGCGGCAGGCCGATGACCTTGAAATCGCGTTGATTGAGGAGAATGTATTCGATGCCGCGTTGTTGTAAATTTTCGCGGTCGTCGTTGGCCATGATGTGTTCGATGCGCCGCAAACCGAATGGACGCCAAAGTGACGTTTCGGGATAATCGGTGGCGATGAGTCCAAGGACTTTCACATCCGCGGGCACGACCGAACGCACCGGCGCAAAAGCGTCCGAACGCTCGCCATACACCGAATAGACTACCCGTGCGCGCTCGATCAGGCGGCTCGAAGTGGGCAGCCGCGCAAGAATCGTTTGCGCCGGCCATAGCGGGCGCGGCGGCGACAGAATTAAAACCACCGCCGCCAGCAGAAACACGATCAACGCGCCTGTCCGCCACCAAAGAGTCTGCACGATGCGTTCAAGCGAGCGCGGAGATAGGAGAAGCGGCATCAATAATCCGTAGTAAGGCGTCGCCAGGCGCGCCTCGGATGACAAACCGGATTTCGCCATGAACACCGCGAGCGAAAACCACGGAGAAAGGACAAGAGCCCAATGCCACAGTCCATTCGGCGGGCGCGGCAAAATGGTCCGCGTCCGTGAATATTTCCACGTCGCAACCAGGCTGAAGATCAACAACAGGCTCACGCCAAAACCCAGCCCGGCCGTTTCTTCCATTTGCAGTTCTCGCAGGACGATATGCGCCTGACTCGGCTCAAAATTTTCCTCAAGCTTCGCTTTGAGTTCGGGCGATTGCAACCGAAGCACCATGCGGTTCCATGCGGAAGCGATTGGAAAAACCGGCGGCGTCAAATTCTGCACGGTCATCAAAATCGTGTTGTGCGTGAGATGCAGCGCGTAGGTCGGATGATCGAAAGGCATGCCCTCAGCGGCAAAACCGGTCCAATCGTGACAATACTCGTAATTCACCACCGCTATCGGCAGGAAAGAACAAACGATACTGGCGACGACGACCGCGGCGGTGGCAAGCCATTTCGTTTTTAAAAGTTCGAGCGAGGGCAAAGTTGCGAGGAACCACGGAAGCAACAGCGGAAGATTGCTGAGTTTGCTGCCGGCGAGCAGCGCGGCGGCAAGCGCGGCAAGGTAAAGATCAACCCGGCTTTTTGAATCGCGGGCGCGCAAAGCCAAATCAAATGCGGCCAGCGCAAAGGTCGCGCCAAAAAGGTCGTTGCCGATGCCGCCGGACTGGATCAAATAACTGTAGCCCGTTGGGAGAATCCACATCCAGCACCACGCCACGCGGCGTCTCACGCCGAGCCGGGTCAAGGTGCTGAAAAAAAGTCCGGGCAACAAAAGGAACGAAGCAATATTGATGAGAAAGACCCAGCGATCCGTGCGCGTGAAAAGGATCATCGGCGTGGCGAGCCATTCGAAACCGACCGCGCGGGTGTTCAGGCGATTGAAAGACGTATGAACCCAATGCCAGCGGTCCGCCGCAATCCAGTGCAGAATCCGCGGCATGCGGTAGGCGAGGGCATCGTAATTAGTCGGCGCATAAAGCAGCGCGCCGAGCAGCGTCATGCCCGCGATGATCGAAAATCCCAGCGGCAGAAAACGGTGAAGACGTTTTTTCTCGCGATAAAAAGACCACGGTTGAAAAGTTTGCGGATGTTTTTTTGCCCACAAAAAAATGGCGATTGCGGCCAAGGCGAAAAGGCATAGATAGCCGGGCTGATTGAGTTGGTGAACGCCTGAGAGCAGCCACCCGGCGCAATTCAGGAACGCGCTCAGGAGGATCCAGGCGGCCAGAAGCAGCGGCGTCTTCGCAACGGATTTGGACATCACCGCTCTTGAGCGAAAAACTTCGCGCGGGTGGGCGATGGGCGGAGTTCGGTTGTTTTCATGTTCAAGCTGATTTGACCTGACGCGATGACGCTATTAAACGGAGATGACATTCGCAACGCAAATTTTGGTTGGGCTGTTTCGCACACGGCAGGGGTAAAAATTACTTTTTAAATCTTCTGATGTTTTCGGCAACCGAGAATAATGAACCGGATCGGACGCGAGCTTGAACCGGCGGCCCGATTTGTCCAACATGGCCCGGCTGAATGCCAACCAAGCTAAAAGTCCTGATTTCCGCGTATGCCTGCGAACCCAACAAGGGTTCCGAACCCGAGGTGGGCTGGCAATGGGCCTTGCAGATGGCGAAGTACCATGACGTGACGGTGCTGACGCGGACGAACAACCGCGCGACCATCGAAAAGGAAGTGGCACTGCTCGAAGGCAAACAACCCCTGCCGAAATTTTTCTATCACGATGAAGCGCCGTTTTTCCTGTGGCTGAAAAAGCGTTTCAATGCCGTGCGATTCTATTATGTGTTCTGGCAAATTTCGGCGGCGCGCGTGATCGAACAGCTCAACGCGCAACACGACTTCGACGTGTTGCATCACGTGACGTTTGCCGGATTCAGGTATCGCACCGCGATTTGGAACCAGGGCGTGCCGTCGGTGTGGGGGCCGGTCGGCGGCGTGGAATCCATTCCGTGGGATTTGCTGCCGTGGAAACACCCGCAATCGCTACTGCCGGAACTCGCGCGCAATGTAAATAATTTCATCCAGTCCGCGCCGTTCCACGTGCTGCCAAAACGCGCGCAGGAAACCACCGTGACGCTCGTCTCGACGGAGGAGATGGAACGCGCCTTTCATCATCTCGGCCTGGAAGCCTTGCTGATGCCGACGATCGGTTTGCACATCAAGCCGATGTTGCCGCGCCACGGGCGTCCGCTTACGGAGCCGTTGCGGTTTTTGTTTGTCGGCAATGTGATCACGCTGAAAGGAATTGATCTCTCGCTTCACGCGTTGAAAGAGGCGCGCATCAATGCAGTTTTTACGATTGTCGGAGACGGGCCGTTCCTCGCCACCGCCAAACGAATGGCCGCGCAACTGGGGTTGGAGAAGCAAGTCATTTTTCGTGGCCGAGTGCCGCGCTCCGAGGCGCTCAATCTCTATCCCGAGCACGATGTTTTTTTATTTCCGAGCTTGCACGATACGGGCGGTTACGCGGTCATCGAAGCAATGGCCTGCGGCCTGCCCGTCGTGTGCCTCGACTGCGGCGGTCCGCGCGTCGCGGTAAAAGATGGCGCGGGCGTGCGTGTCCCACTCATCTCGCGCAAGCAAGTGATCAGCGGCATTGCCGAAGCCATGCGAGGCTATGCGCGCGACCGCGAGATGGTGGTCCGGCATGGGTTGAAGGCCCGTGAAGTGATCGTGGAACATTACGATTGGGAAAAAAAAGGCGAACACCTCAACGAAGTTTATCTGGCGGCGGCGAAAGAAAAGGCGTCGTTTCAATCCGCCAAAAAAACAACCTTCACCGGGACGCTGAGAAATATTTTCAATCGCATGTTCCCGGTGCGGGGGCTGGCGGTCTCGGCGTTGATTCTGTTTATAGTGGGCGCGGCGGGATTTCTTAGCTTGAATTACCTGAAGCGGGACGCCTCGGCGATCGTGGAAAAAACTTTGCCGGAACTTTCCAGCGCTGGCGCCGCCAATTCGTCATTGGCGGAATCTTTCAATCGCACGTTGTTGCTGGCGATGGCGGAGACGCCGGAGGAGCGCGCGGGGTATCGCAAGGAATTGGATAATTTCAACCAGCAGACCGAGAAGTCGCTGGAGTTGTACCGGCGGAAAATTTCCACGCGCGAACAGGAAGAGTTGTACGATCGCCTGATGGCGCAAAGGAAGAAATACGTGGCATTGCGGGAGCGGGTGTTGCAACTGGTGGATGCGAAAAAATCTACCGAGGCGCTGGCGTTGTGCAAATCAACGGTGTGGCCGGCCTACCTGGATTACAAATCGGCGGCGGAAAAAATGTTAAACGCCAACACGCAGGAAGGAAGAGCGCGGGGCGATACCATCCTGAAAATCTGCACAATCACCCAATACGCCGTGGCCGGGGCGGGCATCCTTTTGTTCGCGATCGGCTTTACGATTGGGCTGCTAAAATAAACGGCGGGGAATCCGGCTGCGCGGCCGGTGAATTGCGTTCGATAAATGTGGCGATGCGCGGCCAGGCATCCTCGAAACTCACGCCCGTCAGGCAGAAGGGAGTCGAGAACCGGCAGTAATCAGAACACGGTTTGTAAGGACAAGCCTTGCCCTCGAAGAATTCAGATCTTTGATGGATCGGCATAAACCACTCCGGCACCTGCGGGCCAAACAGCGTGAAAGTCGGGAGGCCGCAAATAGCGGCAAGGTGGCCGGGACCCGAGTCGTTGCCGATAAAAAGGCCGGCTTCATCAATGACGTTGAGCAGCTTGCTGATTGAGTCGGGCGCTAAGCAGGTTTTTTCGCCGGCATTTTGCCACCACGCCAGTTGATCGGGATTGCACAGCACCCGCACCTCATTGCCCAGGGCGCGAAGCTGTTTCACGAGCCGCGAATAATGCTGGAGCGGCCAGACGCGAATGGACCGGGCGGCGCCGGTGTGGATGAGAATGGCGCGGCTGCCGGAGCGCGGCTGAAAACGGAGGTCATCGCGGCTTTCAAGATCCAAATCCAGCGCTTGCGCGATAAGCCGCCAATGATCATACCGGTGTGCGTGAAGATCCCGGATGGCCAGGGCATCAGTGAGAAAAGCCTGGCTGCCAATGCGAGGAAAACCCAGCCGCCGTTTGGCGCGGCTCATTTTAAGCAGAACGTGGTCGCGGGGATCGTCGCGGCGGGCGGACAGGGCGGTGTCGAAATGTTCGCGCCGCACATTTTTCCGGAGAGCAAACATTTCCCGCCAGGGCCAGTGAAACAGATTGTATTTGCTGGCGTGGGCAAAGGCGGTCCAGGGAGCATTAAAAGGCAGGATTTTCACTGATGGCCAAAACCGGGGTTGCAAATCAAAAGCGAAAGGTTTTGCAAGCACAGTGACATCAAACTGCTCGCTGGCTTTGCGGATGAACGGCGTGGCGATGGCGAGATCGCCGACGCCCCACAATTCAATAATCAGTAATTTTGGCTTCACGTCATACGCGAAATTATTTCGCGAACTTAGCTTAGACCTTCAGGCTAACGCGCTCGTTCAAGTGTGTAAAGCAACGGCGCGGCAAAATGGCAGCGGGACCATTAAATTTTCCAGCGGGACTTGGGATGCGCCACTTTGTGAATCGTGCGAACGCCCGGATTTGCGGCGGTGTAAAGCGAGTAGGAAAAAGGTTTCTGGGAATAGATGCCGCCGGCGAGACGCCGCGCGCGATGGCCGGCGACGAACAAGGGTTTCATTTTTCGCGCCCAGGCCGGGGCGGTGGCGGCGAGCATTTTTGCCTCGCGCTGGCCGGCTTCGCCCGCGCCGAGATTTGAGCCGGTGAAAGTGAAGGCGGAGGTGAATCGGCGCAAGACGCCCATCGGCGTGCGTTGTTGTAATAAGCGGACGACCCAATCCGCATCACCCGCCACGCGGAATTTGGGATCGAAAAAAATCTGGCGTTCGGAGATCACGCGCCGCCGAAAAAAAGTTCCGCAGGTGAACGCGGCAAGATGTGAAATCCAGGTATGGTAAAGCCGCGGCGTCTGGACTTTTCGATGGAACAAATAATTTCCGGCGGCATCCACGACAATGAAATCGCCGAAGACGACTTCCACCTCGGGATTCGCCTCGAAAAATTCCCGCACCGCGGGCAACGCACTCGGGAGATATTGTTCATCGCAGTTAAGGTAGGAGAGAATATCGCCCTCGGCCCGGCGAAGGCCGCGGTTGATGGCGTCATACATGCCATCATCGTGTTCGACGAAAGCTTTTACGCGAGGGTCGCGCGGGAGCCAGTCGAGTGTGCCATCATCGGAGACGGCGTCCTGAACGATGTGTTCGAGTTCGACGCCCTGATCGGCGACCGACGCAATACAAAGCTTGAGCCAGTTGGAGTTGCGGAAACTGGGCGTGATGACGGAAAAGCGCACGTTAAGTTACGCGACAGCGAAGCGGCCAAATTGCCGCCAGCCGCAGTGATGCGAAACGGGCGGAGTCATGTGCATCAGCGGGCAGCGTTGGCGAGTTTGAAACGGCTCATGGCTGGTCGCGCGGCGGGTTGCAGAGCTGGCCCCAGAACCCCGCCGTTCAGTGCAATGCTCAATCCCACCGGGCCGGTAAAGAAAACCACGTCCGAATAAAGCGAGCCGAAGACAAACATAAACATGAGGACCTTGACGATGAAATACGCCAGCAGGAAACGATTGTAACGCGCAAAGTCAGGATTGCCGTAGCGATTATTGAGTTGAAGCGCACGAAAACCCGCGCCGAGAAACCAGAGGAAAGTAATCGTGCCACCCAGGCCGAAGGGAATGATGATGGATAAAGGACCGTTGTGATAATCACCGGCGAGGGTCGCGCCGGCTCCGGAAGTGCTGTCGGGACCGCGGTTGAAGCTGGCGCTGCGCATCATTTCGAGATCGCGCATGTCCATGGCCAGGCCTTTGCCCATCAGCAGGTATTGTGGCACGGTGGGCAACACTTCAGACCAGATGGCGAGCCGCCAATCGGTGGAAGCTTGGGCATTGAGTTCCGCTTCGACATCCAATTTTAGCGGCAAAAATGTCAGCGAGCGTTGGACCGTGAGCGGCAGTTTGGAAGCAAACGGAAGAACCAGGGCAAGCCCCAGCACGCCGGCCAAAAGGACCGCCGGCAGCAGGCGGCTGCGGAACAAGCCTTCAAAATAAAACAAGACGGCGAATGCCGCGGCAAGCTCGATCACTTTGGAGCGATAGCCACCGAACAGGCTCGTGACCGCCAGGGCAATGACCAGCAAAATACGCCAAGCCTTGCGCACGTCGAGAATGCCGATGATGCCATAGCGCGCCAGTAAAAGATAAACGATACCCACGCACGCGGTAGCCAGGCTCCCCAAACGGGTGATGCCGGAGCCCGTTTCAATCAGACCGGTGTTCGTAGCGGCATCCTGGGGGAAAAGGTAAGCCAGGAAATAAAGGGCCGGGCTGAGCAGATAAAGAATATTGCCGATGGCCGTGATCACAAAGCCGATGAAAAATAGATTTACGTAAAGGGCAGCCTTTCGCACGGGAATCCGAACTGCGGTAAGCGCAAAATACCCCACCACCCCTGACAGCAAAAAGATATAGCGTTTGCCGCCGCTAACTTCCGAACCCAGCGCGTTGAGTCCGATGCCGCCGGTAAAATAGGCGGTCCCTATGACAACTCCGGCGAACAGCAGCAGCGGGCGCGCCACCCAGGGCACGGATATAAATTTCAAATCCCGGTTCATCACGTACGCCAGAAACGAAAACCCGAAGCTGATAAAAATCATCATCAGGCAGAACGACGGCCGGCCGGGGAGGAAATAAAGGCCCGCGCTCGAATTCCAACAGAAGATCAGCCAGGGATAATGAAAACGCAGAAAAAGCGGAACGGACATCAACACCAACAGCAGGCCTAAAGCGCCGTAAGTGGTCAAATCCTCAGGAGTCGCCAGCAGATAACCGACAAAAATCGCCAGGGGCAGGCAAATTCCGTAAATGATCAGCGATTTAAAAAGTGAAAAGGCATTCGTCATGCGTCAAACAAAGTTAAGCAAAATCATGGGGATCAACAATCATTATCTTGGTGCGAGTCACAATTTTTGAGGCGGTTAATCGGAAGACTTCAGAGGGCTCCGGTGAGGGTTCGGGCCACCGGCGCCGGGCGATTTTTTTTATTTCCACGAATGTAATTCAATAAGGGAAATGAAAAAAAACGATAAACCAAAACCGACAGGCCAAACGTAAGCGCCATCGGCAGAACCGTCACTTCGAGATATTTAAAAATGGATCCGTTTGCGGACCCAAATTCTCCGCGGAACCAGAACAACACGGGTTGGTGGAACAGAAACCATTCGTAGCTGACAATGCCAATAAAGCGGAGGTACGAGGCGGACAAGATGCGCGCCGCCAGGCATTGCGGATCGAAGACGAAAAATAACAGAAGAAACGAAGAGGTTCCCATGAGAAAATGGGTTGATTCCGTGCTCCACCGTGTCGGTGTTTCCACGCTGTTAAACAGCCCTGTCCAAACTACCAGCATGCAAAATGTGAAAATTAAAAACACAATTCCAGTATAGCCGACGCAGGCCAGCGGTCGCCGCGAGGAATCAGCGTTGCCCAGCATCGTGAAGATCCCGGCAAAAAATACTCCCCAGGCGAAGAAGTCGAGCTGGCAGGGAAAGCGTTCCGTAAGCAGAAGCAATTCTTCACGCCCGCCGGAAACTGGCCACGTAACCTGCCGGACAATGAGGGGAACCGCTAACAAAATAATGGAGATGGTTAAGCAAGTCTTCGACAGATTAAGCCCCCGGTTGAGGAAAAATAAAATGGGCAAAAAGACATAGAATTGCGCTTCCACTATCAGGCTCCAGTAACAATCATTTATCGGGACGGAAGTTTGGATGAAATTGGCCAGGCCGGTGACCCATAATCCGGCGGCTTTTAGATACTCCGGATTCCGGTAATGGAAGTAAAGTATGGCGGTGAATATCGAGAGGGATAGATAAAAAGGAGGCAGGATTTTGCCAATGCGCCTGCGCCAGTAGCCCGGAACATACCAGGCACGAGCATCCGCATGCTTTTTTCGAAAGAAGGGATACGAAATCAAAAAACCCGAAAGTACAAAGAAGATCGGCACTCCTTCGTTCAGGTTTTGGATCACTCTGCCGCCGAGCACTTGGAAAATGCTCGTGGATTTGGGGTTTACATAAAAGCCGTGGAAAAAAACCACCATTAAAATCGCAATCCCCCGAATGCCATCTAAAACGTCAAAATGCGCTCCCGTGCTTGGCTTAACCTCCCATCCTTTATTTGTATCTTTAGATTTTCCGACGTTCATACCAGCATCTGATTGCAAATGCTTTCCACTATGAGAAGCAATAAGGGATGAAGCAACCTTAATTTCAGGCGGAGCCGGCGCAATCCGTTAGTGGACCGCTGGGATTTTTGCGAAATGCGCCTTGAGTCTCAACATCGGTTGTTCCAGGCAATAGTAAGAGAGCATGGCCAGCAGGAACACGAAGCCAAGATTTTGGGGAAAGGTGGTTGCCCACTGCGCCAGTGACCACTGATCCGGAAAAGTGTTGGCCGTGTGTGGAATCAAGGCAATTTGCTGCCAGATGTAGAGACTGTAGGAGAGGCGGCCGATCCATTGCACGAACGCGAGATTGAGCAGCCAATAGGAAACCCCATTTTGATTCAGCACCCACGAACCCATCAGATAACAAATGGAAATGCACTGCACGGTCGGATGAAGCATCACGAATAAGTGAAGCGGAAACGGGATGTCTAAGCGGCGGCAAGCCGAAGCCAGCAGGATATTCAAAAAGATCAGCACCAGGGCAGTCGCGCGGAATAATGCCGGAAAAAATCCAAATATTTTCGACATCTGCGGGCGGCGGCGGTCCAGCAGGAAGGCGAGCAGACAACCGCTGGCAATCGAATCGCCCTGGAAATAGAACAAATGATCCATCAAAGGATCGTGCCACATAAAAAAACGCAGGCATGGCGGCATCAGCATTAGAATGGGAATCCATATCCGGCCGGCAAACCGCGGGCCGGCGCAGGCCAGCAGCACGGGCCAAGTCAGGTAAAATTGTTCTTCCATGGCCAGGGACCACGTATGTTCCAGGGGCCAGGTGAATGGCTTGCTCCACACTCCCCACCAATTCGTGGTGAAGGTGCTTGCGGAAATATAAGTGGACGCAGGAATCTCATGCAGCATCAGACCGCAGACGATGGCGATGACCAGGATGTAAAAATAATACACCGGCAAAATCCGCAACACCCGGCGTTTATAAAATGCCGTTAAACTGATCCTGCCGGTCTTCGCTTTTTCTTTCAGCAGAAGGGTGGTGATAAGAAAACCGCTGATGACAAAAAAAACGCGCACGCCCAGCTTGCCGTCCGCCAGCAGGGACAGGCGATGAACGGAGAGCGTGGGAAAATTTTTGGTCTGAAAAGCGTGCGCAAACAAAACCACCATTATCGAGACCGCGCGCATTCCGTCCAGCGAGGGAATGCGATTCGAGTCGGGTCGGCTGGTGCTCATGTGCTTTCCGGTCAAGCGGGCGACAACCTAACAATCGGCACCTGCCTGTCAATGGAAATGAAAATCGCGACTGCGGTGATGCACGGTCTCAGGCACGGATCGTTCCCGGACGCAATACTCGGCGATGCGGCAATGCCCGGATGGAAATAACTGGGTCGGATTCGGCTGGGCGGACGGGTTTTTTCTGGAGTTGGCCAAGCGGTTGGTTAGTCTTTTTGAATGGATCAGGCGGCAGGATTGGCAAAAAGGGACGAAAATGACCGGCGTGCAAAACGCCACGGCCAGCGGCTGGTGTGGTTTTTTCAGGCTTTATTTGTTGTCGTAATGCTTTTCCAGTTGGACGAACCGTTTTTGGGCGCCCATAACGAACGGCAAAATGAAACCTTCGACATGGCCCGCCATGTCTATCGCGACGGCTGGCGGTCCGTGCTTACCCCGAAGGTTTCCTATAGCTGGCCAAACGCGCTCAAACAACCGTACACGGCCATGTTGATGGAAGTCCCTTTCCACGGGATCATTGCGTGGCCGTTCACCTACATAACCAGCCACGAGCGTGCTCTGATGCGCCTCGTCTCAACGGCCTTCGCGCTCATGTCCATTCAGTTGCTTTACTGGATACTCTACTTGTGGGTTTCACCGGCAGCGGCGGCGGCGGCGGCAGGTTGCTGGGCTATGGCACCATTGGTTCTGCAATTTGGACAGGTGCCGATGCCGGACATCATCAGTACCGCGGGATTGTTACTGGCATTTTGGTTCGCCTTGCGCGGCAAACTTCCGGCGGCGAGTCTCGGATTCCTTTTTTCCATGCTGGCCAAGCCAAACAGCATCGTTTTTGGTTTGCCCGTGCTGGTGGCGCTGTTGCTCGCGCGGAATTGCCGCTCGGTGCGAGACATCCTGCGCGTCTCAATCTTATGGGGCTGGCTGCCGCTCGTAGGAATCGTGGCGTGGGAGTTCCTAATCAATTATTTTACGCCCCCCACCGACATGACGATTCTGGATGTCATGGGCCGGTCGGGCGAAAACCGGCTGTTGCGGTTGTCGTTCTATAAATTTTTGTTCGGCTGTCTGTTTCCGATGGGCACGGGTGTGCTGGGATTTCTTGGAATCATTTTCGCGTGGAAAGGCGGAATCAAACGCCTCGCTCCCTGGCTCAAGGTCGCAATTATTTTATCGAACTTCGCCTTCATCGTGCTTGTCGTGCGCAAGGTGGCGGAGGTGCAATACACATTGATCATATTGATCTGGTTGATCATGGCCGCGTCGTTCGGCTTTGAGTTTTTACTGGCGAAATGGTGCGAGAGCCGCCTGTGGCGAACCGGCCTGGCTGCGGCGATGATTGTCCATGTCCTCATGGCGATTTTTTTCACAGTGGACCTCAAGGGCTCGCGCGCACCCAACTATCCTGACATTGTCCGCGCGGGAAGTATACTGCCGCCCGACGCGCGAGTGATCGTTTTGTACCGCTATTACGGAGCGTCACCAGCGATCTGGCTGAATCGCAATGTCGTGGCGGTCGGCGGTTACAGTCCGTCATTTTTTCCTTCCTTTTGCGAAAAGGCGTTTGCCGCCGGATTCACTCATGTGATGATTCTGGACATGGAAAGCTGGCACGATCCCCATTCCCACGACAGTCCACTCGCCATGATTAAACGGGTGCTGAATGTCGGGCATCCGAATCAAGACGCGAGCGTCACGGGTTTGACCAGTCCCTCCAGCCTATTTCGCCAATATTGTGATCTGGTATTCGAGCCGATATTTTCGGGATCGCGGGTGGTGCTTTATTCAATGGCATCGTTTCCAAAAAACAAGCAGCTTGGCGAAAAAATAATCCCGACTCAGCCAGCGAAATAAAAAGCCTGGGTGCGTTTTTCAACGCCGATTCGGCCACAACGGCGTCGGCTTGGCGACGTGTTGTGTCACGCGCTGGCCCGGAGAAGCGGGCGTGTAGAGTGAAAAATCAAATGGCTTCTGTGAAAAGGCTCCGCGTTTGAGCATGCGCAGGCGATGTAACGCGAGAAA
This genomic window from Verrucomicrobiia bacterium contains:
- a CDS encoding glycosyltransferase family 9 protein, yielding MKPKLLIIELWGVGDLAIATPFIRKASEQFDVTVLAKPFAFDLQPRFWPSVKILPFNAPWTAFAHASKYNLFHWPWREMFALRKNVRREHFDTALSARRDDPRDHVLLKMSRAKRRLGFPRIGSQAFLTDALAIRDLHAHRYDHWRLIAQALDLDLESRDDLRFQPRSGSRAILIHTGAARSIRVWPLQHYSRLVKQLRALGNEVRVLCNPDQLAWWQNAGEKTCLAPDSISKLLNVIDEAGLFIGNDSGPGHLAAICGLPTFTLFGPQVPEWFMPIHQRSEFFEGKACPYKPCSDYCRFSTPFCLTGVSFEDAWPRIATFIERNSPAAQPDSPPFILAAQS
- a CDS encoding glycosyltransferase codes for the protein MPTKLKVLISAYACEPNKGSEPEVGWQWALQMAKYHDVTVLTRTNNRATIEKEVALLEGKQPLPKFFYHDEAPFFLWLKKRFNAVRFYYVFWQISAARVIEQLNAQHDFDVLHHVTFAGFRYRTAIWNQGVPSVWGPVGGVESIPWDLLPWKHPQSLLPELARNVNNFIQSAPFHVLPKRAQETTVTLVSTEEMERAFHHLGLEALLMPTIGLHIKPMLPRHGRPLTEPLRFLFVGNVITLKGIDLSLHALKEARINAVFTIVGDGPFLATAKRMAAQLGLEKQVIFRGRVPRSEALNLYPEHDVFLFPSLHDTGGYAVIEAMACGLPVVCLDCGGPRVAVKDGAGVRVPLISRKQVISGIAEAMRGYARDREMVVRHGLKAREVIVEHYDWEKKGEHLNEVYLAAAKEKASFQSAKKTTFTGTLRNIFNRMFPVRGLAVSALILFIVGAAGFLSLNYLKRDASAIVEKTLPELSSAGAANSSLAESFNRTLLLAMAETPEERAGYRKELDNFNQQTEKSLELYRRKISTREQEELYDRLMAQRKKYVALRERVLQLVDAKKSTEALALCKSTVWPAYLDYKSAAEKMLNANTQEGRARGDTILKICTITQYAVAGAGILLFAIGFTIGLLK
- a CDS encoding glycosyltransferase family 2 protein, producing the protein MRFSVITPSFRNSNWLKLCIASVADQGVELEHIVQDAVSDDGTLDWLPRDPRVKAFVEHDDGMYDAINRGLRRAEGDILSYLNCDEQYLPSALPAVREFFEANPEVEVVFGDFIVVDAAGNYLFHRKVQTPRLYHTWISHLAAFTCGTFFRRRVISERQIFFDPKFRVAGDADWVVRLLQQRTPMGVLRRFTSAFTFTGSNLGAGEAGQREAKMLAATAPAWARKMKPLFVAGHRARRLAGGIYSQKPFSYSLYTAANPGVRTIHKVAHPKSRWKI
- a CDS encoding acyltransferase, with protein sequence MSTSRPDSNRIPSLDGMRAVSIMVVLFAHAFQTKNFPTLSVHRLSLLADGKLGVRVFFVISGFLITTLLLKEKAKTGRISLTAFYKRRVLRILPVYYFYILVIAIVCGLMLHEIPASTYISASTFTTNWWGVWSKPFTWPLEHTWSLAMEEQFYLTWPVLLACAGPRFAGRIWIPILMLMPPCLRFFMWHDPLMDHLFYFQGDSIASGCLLAFLLDRRRPQMSKIFGFFPALFRATALVLIFLNILLASACRRLDIPFPLHLFVMLHPTVQCISICYLMGSWVLNQNGVSYWLLNLAFVQWIGRLSYSLYIWQQIALIPHTANTFPDQWSLAQWATTFPQNLGFVFLLAMLSYYCLEQPMLRLKAHFAKIPAVH
- a CDS encoding acyltransferase yields the protein MNVGKSKDTNKGWEVKPSTGAHFDVLDGIRGIAILMVVFFHGFYVNPKSTSIFQVLGGRVIQNLNEGVPIFFVLSGFLISYPFFRKKHADARAWYVPGYWRRRIGKILPPFYLSLSIFTAILYFHYRNPEYLKAAGLWVTGLANFIQTSVPINDCYWSLIVEAQFYVFLPILFFLNRGLNLSKTCLTISIILLAVPLIVRQVTWPVSGGREELLLLTERFPCQLDFFAWGVFFAGIFTMLGNADSSRRPLACVGYTGIVFLIFTFCMLVVWTGLFNSVETPTRWSTESTHFLMGTSSFLLLFFVFDPQCLAARILSASYLRFIGIVSYEWFLFHQPVLFWFRGEFGSANGSIFKYLEVTVLPMALTFGLSVLVYRFFSFPLLNYIRGNKKNRPAPVARTLTGAL